The following coding sequences are from one Lolium rigidum isolate FL_2022 chromosome 6, APGP_CSIRO_Lrig_0.1, whole genome shotgun sequence window:
- the LOC124665399 gene encoding protein GID8 homolog — translation MASSKKVVTRDEWERKLRDVKIRKEDMDRLVMNFLVTEGFVDAADRFRLESGTQTDIDLETITDRMEMKRAVQSGNVQEAIDKMNHLNPTILERNPQVYFHLLQQKLIELIRVGKISEALEFAQQELAPRGEKNQAFLKEIEKTVALLLFEDAENCPYGELLDVSHRLKTANEVNAAILTSQSHEKDPKLPSLLKMLIWTQDQLDEKAAYPRINNFSTAALEDPAI, via the exons ATGGCGTCCTCGAAGAAGGTGGTGACGCGGGACGAGTGGGAGCGGAAGCTACGCGACGTGAAGATCCGCAAGGAGGACATGGACCGGCTCGTCATGAACTTCCTCGTCACCGAGGGCTTCGTCGACGCCGCCGACCGGTTCCGCCTCGAGTCCGGCACCCAAA CCGACATTGACCTGGAGACCATCACGGATCGGATGGAGATGAAGAGGGCGGTTCAGTCGGGGAACGTCCAGGAGGCGATCGACAAGATGAACCATCTTAACCCCACG ATTCTGGAGAGAAATCCCCAAGTATACTTCCATCTACTGCAGCAAAAGCTGATAGAGTTGATTCGTGTGGGAAAAATAAGTGAAGCTTTGGAATTTGCTCAACAAGAACTTGCACCAAGAGGCGAGAAAAAT CAAGCCTTTCTCAAGGAAATAGAGAAAACGGTAGCACTTTTGCTTTTTGAAGATGCAGAAAACTGTCCGTATGGGGAACTGTTGGATGTTTCTCACCGCTTGAAGACGGCAAATGAAGTCAATGCTGCAATTCTTACAAGTCAAAGTCATGAGAAAG ATCCAAAGCTCCCTAGCCTGTTGAAGATGTTGATATGGACTCAAGACCAGCTGGACGAAAAGGCGGCATATCCGCGGATCAATAACTTCTCCACTGCCGCACTAGAAGATCCGGCTATATGA